The following proteins are encoded in a genomic region of Nitrospinota bacterium:
- the rsmD gene encoding 16S rRNA (guanine(966)-N(2))-methyltransferase RsmD, whose protein sequence is MRIIAGRFKGAFLFSPRGMDVRPTPDKVRGAIFNIIGSDIEGAGFLDLFGGTGAVGLEALSRGAAQVTIVDNSTAELVRKNADKLKANTGITVRKQDAFSAMAAFAARGMKFDFIFADPPWQAGLEERIVDSAANILAPGGIFILEANKKTAVPIAGSGHSIQLAQTRKYGDAQLCFYMRAGGE, encoded by the coding sequence GGAGCCTTCCTTTTCAGCCCGCGCGGCATGGACGTGCGGCCCACTCCGGACAAGGTGCGCGGCGCGATATTCAACATCATCGGAAGTGATATCGAGGGGGCCGGCTTTCTGGACCTTTTCGGCGGGACGGGGGCCGTGGGGCTGGAGGCGTTGTCCCGCGGCGCGGCGCAGGTGACGATAGTGGACAACTCCACCGCCGAGCTTGTCCGCAAGAACGCGGACAAACTGAAGGCCAACACCGGCATTACGGTGCGAAAGCAGGACGCATTTTCGGCGATGGCCGCATTCGCCGCCCGCGGGATGAAGTTTGATTTCATATTCGCCGATCCCCCATGGCAGGCGGGGCTGGAGGAACGCATAGTGGATTCGGCCGCGAATATCCTTGCCCCGGGGGGGATTTTTATCCTGGAGGCCAACAAGAAAACAGCGGTCCCAATCGCCGGTTCCGGCCACTCCATCCAACTTGCCCAGACAAGAAAATACGGCGACGCGCAGCTTTGCTTTTACATGCGGGCGGGCGGGGAATAG
- the lipA gene encoding lipoyl synthase, translated as MKKPEWLRKSAVRGEAALAVRGLLRESSLSTVCEEARCPNMGECFANRVATFMILGAKCTRDCGFCAVAPDGRPAAPDPDEPARVTVAAKELGLSHVVITSVTRDDLKDGGAGHFAMTIYALRAGLPGVSVEVLTPDFRGDHTSIDLVMDAGPDVYNHNVETVPALYKAVRPAASYERSLKLLDRVKERRPAIVTKSGIMLGLGETMEQVLAVMDDLAAIGLDALTIGQYLRPSLNCLPVVEYVRPEVFDELKSAAQAKGIRSVFSGSYVRSSYHAAEVFAGRI; from the coding sequence ATGAAAAAACCGGAGTGGCTTCGTAAATCGGCGGTGAGAGGGGAAGCGGCCCTGGCGGTTCGGGGGCTATTGCGAGAATCCTCGCTGTCCACCGTGTGCGAGGAGGCCCGCTGCCCGAACATGGGGGAATGCTTCGCCAACCGTGTGGCCACGTTCATGATACTTGGGGCAAAATGCACACGGGACTGTGGATTTTGCGCAGTGGCTCCGGACGGAAGGCCGGCCGCGCCGGATCCGGACGAACCGGCCCGTGTGACGGTGGCGGCCAAAGAACTTGGACTTTCACACGTGGTGATAACGTCAGTCACCCGGGATGATTTAAAGGATGGCGGAGCCGGTCATTTCGCCATGACCATATATGCCCTGCGCGCTGGCTTGCCCGGAGTTTCCGTGGAAGTGTTGACCCCCGATTTCAGGGGTGACCACACTTCCATAGACCTTGTGATGGACGCCGGGCCGGATGTGTACAACCACAATGTGGAGACTGTTCCAGCTCTATATAAGGCCGTCCGTCCGGCGGCCTCATACGAAAGGTCGCTAAAGCTGCTTGATAGGGTGAAGGAGCGCCGCCCGGCAATCGTCACCAAAAGCGGGATAATGCTGGGGCTTGGCGAGACGATGGAGCAGGTCCTGGCGGTCATGGACGATCTGGCGGCGATAGGGCTCGACGCGCTGACCATCGGCCAGTATCTGCGGCCCTCTCTAAACTGCCTCCCGGTTGTGGAGTATGTGCGCCCCGAAGTGTTCGATGAATTGAAGTCCGCCGCCCAGGCGAAGGGTATAAGGAGCGTATTCTCCGGCTCATACGTCCGTTCGTCATACCATGCGGCGGAAGTATTCGCGGGACGCATTTAA